From a region of the Primulina eburnea isolate SZY01 chromosome 7, ASM2296580v1, whole genome shotgun sequence genome:
- the LOC140837195 gene encoding uncharacterized protein isoform X2 encodes MCGIALILSGIQIDSSLISSDYTCPPPQSSFQPLFSEDDIKAALQRRGPDSLGTKYVHLGSKKVSEESENCTVKSFLVEDDGLEENGAGLGFFGELTFIGATLQLRGVDPVVQPLTDASVNVLVYNGEIFGGIYFNSDSNDTEVLMQSLGKCCSCISHVDSRSSCCSGTSQDSVPELLSRIKGPWSLIYWQDTSKTLWFGRDAFGRRSLLVHWPTAHDPRLLLSSVSPSSLRLIYEFDEKQTVELNFWEELPCGIYSISVSALDLDGHLLGKGKKHEWNNSELNELITWERSCIHPKPEELGVSCGNVPIIQHDILSAFPLELGPMKALVASHRVLIALRESVMRRTASNRIYKGRYVPLAVLFSGGLDSMIIAALVHHCIDKKYEIDLLNVSFDGESAPDRISARAGLKELQKNAPFRRWNLVEIDADLQKLPSEMKHVESLINPAKTYMDLNIGVALWIASGGDGLLYEVSTAGDAVGRHVRYKSDARVLLVGAGADEQCAGYGRHRTKYRNGSWLGLHQEMKLDMQRIWKRNLGRDDRCIADNAKEARFPFLDEDVIKTLLDIPLWEITDLDQPSGVGDKKILREVAQLLGLNEAAALPKRAIQFGSRIARESNKKNFGSNRAANQASAGSAAIY; translated from the exons ATGTGTGGGATAGCGCTGATACTATCTGGAATTCAAATTGATTCATCCCTGATAAGTTCCGATTACACTTGCCCACCTCCTCAATCATCTTTCCAG CCTTTGTTTTCAGAGGATGACATAAAGGCAGCTCTGCAAAGAAGAGGCCCCGACAGTTTAGGAACTAAATATGTTCATCTTGGTTCAAAAAAAGTTTCTGAGGAAAGTGAGAATTGCACGGTTAAATCTTTTTTAGTTGAGGATGATGGGCTGGAGGAAAATGGTGCAGGGCTTGGATTTTTTGGGGAATTGACGTTTATTGGTGCGACTTTGCAGCTTAGAGGAGTGGATCCTGTGGTTCAGCCGTTGACTGATGCATCCGTGAATGTTCTTGTTTATAATG GCGAAATATTTGGAGGAATTTATTTTAACTCTGACAGCAATGACACCGAGGTTCTTATGCAGTCTCTGGGGAAGTGCTGCTCTTGTATTTCCCACGTGGACAGTAGATCTTCTTGCTGTTCCGGAACGAGCCAAGATTCTGTTCCAGAACTCCTTTCCAGAATCAAGGGGCCTTGGTCTTTGATCTATTGGCAG GACACTTCTAAAACCTTGTGGTTCGGTCGAGATGCATTTGGAAGACGAAGTCTCCTGGTTCACTGGCCAACAGCCCATGATCCTCGGCTTCTGCTATCTTCTGTATCACCATCTTCACTGCGCCTCATTTATG AATTTGATGAAAAGCAGACTGTTGAACTGAACTTCTGGGAAGAGCTGCCATGTGGAATATATAGTATCTCAGTGTCTGCCTTAGATTTGGATGGACATTTACTTGGCAAAGGTAAAAAACATGAGTGGAATAACTCTGAGCTAAATGAGTTGATTACATGGGAGAGATCATGCATCCACCCCAAACCTGAGGAGTTGGGTGTTTCCTGTGGAAATGTTCCTATCATTCAGCATGACATACTTTCAGCCTTTCCATTGGAATTAG GGCCTATGAAAGCTTTAGTAGCATCTCACAGAGTGCTGATTGCTTTAAGAGAATCTGTAATGAGACGTACTGCTTCAAATAGAATCTACAAG ggGAGATATGTTCCACTAGCAGTGCTGTTTTCTGGTGGTTTAGATTCTATGATTATTGCTGCATTGGTGCATCACTGCATTGATAAAAAAT ACGAAATTGATCTTCTTAATGTCAGCTTTGATGGTGAGTCAGCACCTGACAGAATCTCAGCAAGGGCTGGATTGAAAGAACTacaaaagaatgcaccgttCCGAAG ATGGAACCTTGTTGAAATTGACGCTGATTTGCAGAAGTTACCTTCTGAGATGAAGCATGTTGAGTCACTTATAAACCCTGCAAAAACCTATATG GACCTGAATATAGGCGTAGCATTATGGATAGCTTCTGGCGGAGATGGCCTGCTTTATGAGGTGAGCACGGCAGGTGATGCAGTGGGCCGACATGTGAGGTACAAGTCGGATGCCAGGGTTCTCTTGGTGGGTGCTGGTGCTGATGAACAGTGTGCTGGATATGGTCGGCATAGGACAAAGTATAGAAATGGGAG TTGGCTTGGGCTCCATCAGGAAATGAAGTTAGACATGCAAAGAATTTGGAAAAGAAACTTAGGGAGAGACGATAGGTGTATAGCTGACAATGCCAAGGAG GCGAGATTCCCATTTTTGGACGAAGATGTCATAAAGACATTGCTTGATATTCCTTTATGGGAGATCACAGACCTTGATCAACCTAGTGGAGTTGGCGACAAGAAAATTCTGCGGGAG GTTGCCCAGTTGCTTGGTCTGAACGAAGCCGCTGCTCTGCCAAAAAGAGCAATCCAG TTTGGATCAAGAATCGCAAGGGAATCGAACAAGAAAAACTTTGGAAGTAATCGAGCCGCGAACCAAGCATCTGCAGGGAGTGCGGCAATATATTGA
- the LOC140837195 gene encoding uncharacterized protein isoform X1, whose protein sequence is MCGIALILSGIQIDSSLISSDYTCPPPQSSFQPLFSEDDIKAALQRRGPDSLGTKYVHLGSKKVSEESENCTVKSFLVEDDGLEENGAGLGFFGELTFIGATLQLRGVDPVVQPLTDASVNVLVYNGEIFGGIYFNSDSNDTEVLMQSLGKCCSCISHVDSRSSCCSGTSQDSVPELLSRIKGPWSLIYWQDTSKTLWFGRDAFGRRSLLVHWPTAHDPRLLLSSVSPSSLRLIYEFDEKQTVELNFWEELPCGIYSISVSALDLDGHLLGKGKKHEWNNSELNELITWERSCIHPKPEELGVSCGNVPIIQHDILSAFPLELGPMKALVASHRVLIALRESVMRRTASNRIYKVSPINHEQGRYVPLAVLFSGGLDSMIIAALVHHCIDKKYEIDLLNVSFDGESAPDRISARAGLKELQKNAPFRRWNLVEIDADLQKLPSEMKHVESLINPAKTYMDLNIGVALWIASGGDGLLYEVSTAGDAVGRHVRYKSDARVLLVGAGADEQCAGYGRHRTKYRNGSWLGLHQEMKLDMQRIWKRNLGRDDRCIADNAKEARFPFLDEDVIKTLLDIPLWEITDLDQPSGVGDKKILREVAQLLGLNEAAALPKRAIQFGSRIARESNKKNFGSNRAANQASAGSAAIY, encoded by the exons ATGTGTGGGATAGCGCTGATACTATCTGGAATTCAAATTGATTCATCCCTGATAAGTTCCGATTACACTTGCCCACCTCCTCAATCATCTTTCCAG CCTTTGTTTTCAGAGGATGACATAAAGGCAGCTCTGCAAAGAAGAGGCCCCGACAGTTTAGGAACTAAATATGTTCATCTTGGTTCAAAAAAAGTTTCTGAGGAAAGTGAGAATTGCACGGTTAAATCTTTTTTAGTTGAGGATGATGGGCTGGAGGAAAATGGTGCAGGGCTTGGATTTTTTGGGGAATTGACGTTTATTGGTGCGACTTTGCAGCTTAGAGGAGTGGATCCTGTGGTTCAGCCGTTGACTGATGCATCCGTGAATGTTCTTGTTTATAATG GCGAAATATTTGGAGGAATTTATTTTAACTCTGACAGCAATGACACCGAGGTTCTTATGCAGTCTCTGGGGAAGTGCTGCTCTTGTATTTCCCACGTGGACAGTAGATCTTCTTGCTGTTCCGGAACGAGCCAAGATTCTGTTCCAGAACTCCTTTCCAGAATCAAGGGGCCTTGGTCTTTGATCTATTGGCAG GACACTTCTAAAACCTTGTGGTTCGGTCGAGATGCATTTGGAAGACGAAGTCTCCTGGTTCACTGGCCAACAGCCCATGATCCTCGGCTTCTGCTATCTTCTGTATCACCATCTTCACTGCGCCTCATTTATG AATTTGATGAAAAGCAGACTGTTGAACTGAACTTCTGGGAAGAGCTGCCATGTGGAATATATAGTATCTCAGTGTCTGCCTTAGATTTGGATGGACATTTACTTGGCAAAGGTAAAAAACATGAGTGGAATAACTCTGAGCTAAATGAGTTGATTACATGGGAGAGATCATGCATCCACCCCAAACCTGAGGAGTTGGGTGTTTCCTGTGGAAATGTTCCTATCATTCAGCATGACATACTTTCAGCCTTTCCATTGGAATTAG GGCCTATGAAAGCTTTAGTAGCATCTCACAGAGTGCTGATTGCTTTAAGAGAATCTGTAATGAGACGTACTGCTTCAAATAGAATCTACAAG GTTTCTCcaataaatcatgaacagggGAGATATGTTCCACTAGCAGTGCTGTTTTCTGGTGGTTTAGATTCTATGATTATTGCTGCATTGGTGCATCACTGCATTGATAAAAAAT ACGAAATTGATCTTCTTAATGTCAGCTTTGATGGTGAGTCAGCACCTGACAGAATCTCAGCAAGGGCTGGATTGAAAGAACTacaaaagaatgcaccgttCCGAAG ATGGAACCTTGTTGAAATTGACGCTGATTTGCAGAAGTTACCTTCTGAGATGAAGCATGTTGAGTCACTTATAAACCCTGCAAAAACCTATATG GACCTGAATATAGGCGTAGCATTATGGATAGCTTCTGGCGGAGATGGCCTGCTTTATGAGGTGAGCACGGCAGGTGATGCAGTGGGCCGACATGTGAGGTACAAGTCGGATGCCAGGGTTCTCTTGGTGGGTGCTGGTGCTGATGAACAGTGTGCTGGATATGGTCGGCATAGGACAAAGTATAGAAATGGGAG TTGGCTTGGGCTCCATCAGGAAATGAAGTTAGACATGCAAAGAATTTGGAAAAGAAACTTAGGGAGAGACGATAGGTGTATAGCTGACAATGCCAAGGAG GCGAGATTCCCATTTTTGGACGAAGATGTCATAAAGACATTGCTTGATATTCCTTTATGGGAGATCACAGACCTTGATCAACCTAGTGGAGTTGGCGACAAGAAAATTCTGCGGGAG GTTGCCCAGTTGCTTGGTCTGAACGAAGCCGCTGCTCTGCCAAAAAGAGCAATCCAG TTTGGATCAAGAATCGCAAGGGAATCGAACAAGAAAAACTTTGGAAGTAATCGAGCCGCGAACCAAGCATCTGCAGGGAGTGCGGCAATATATTGA